The genome window ATGATTTCGAGCAGGTTGGCTTAATTCTGGATTCTATCCCTGACGTTCGCTCATGGGCGCCGCGGATATATACGGGGGCTCTTCTCGCACTTAAACCGGCAGGACATACGAGTAACGTCTACTCCAGTTCAGCCGCAGCATCAGTGATCGGTATAGACCCTGCAAGGGAGCAGGAAGCGACCGGGTTCTCAGATCAGATCATAGAGGGCGAAATGCTCACTTCATCCGATGCTGACACCTCTCTATCCTCTACGGGTCAGATCCTTCTGGGAAAAGAACTTGCGATAACACTTGAAGCATCCGCTGGTGACTCGCTGATACTCCTCTCCCAGGCAGCGAACGGAGCCGTAGCGGACAAGAGATACGTTGTGGTCGGGATAGTAAGTACCGGAAATACACAGATTGATAGAAGAACCAGCTATATCACGCTGCAGGATGCGCAAAAATTGTTCTCACTGGAGGGTGAAGCTCACGAGATAGCTGTCCTGTCGTCAAGTCTCAATGAAGTTGATAACCTCACCGCAGCAATATCCGGAAAGCTGAGCGGCAGGAATCTGGAGACGGATTCCTGGAAAGTATTCGCGAAAGAGTTCTACAACGGAATGAAAGCTGATGAATCAAGCCTGGAAGTAATGATCTTCATTATCGTGCTGGTCGCAGCGATGGGAGTTCTTAACACTGTGCTTATGATGGTTCTTGAGCGAAGGCGGGAATTCGGAGTGATGAAGGCAATGGGGACCAGACCAGGCTTCATAGTCCGGATGATCATGCTCGAAGCGAACATAATGGGCTTCATCAGCATTCTGCTCGGAAGCATTATCAGTACGGCTGGTCTGCTTCTCCTCTCAAAGCACGGAATTGTAATGGATCCCCCGCTTGATTACGGTGGGACTGTCTTCCGCGAGATGGTTGCATCGATATCTCCTGACTGCTATTGGATACCGGCCCTCTGCGTAATACTGACTGCTACGATAGTTAGCTGGATCCCCGCCCTTAATGCCGCACATACAAAACCCGCAAAAGCCCTGAGGACGGTGTAAGTATCATGTTTGGACGACTTATAAGATTTGCCTGGCACAGCATCTGGAAGAAC of Candidatus Aegiribacteria sp. contains these proteins:
- a CDS encoding FtsX-like permease family protein produces the protein MLEKLAWRNIFRQKRRTVLTLMTMTGGFVLSSLSIGWMSGSYNSIILFFTNSRTGQIQIHHEGYLADPSIYSTIDDFEQVGLILDSIPDVRSWAPRIYTGALLALKPAGHTSNVYSSSAAASVIGIDPAREQEATGFSDQIIEGEMLTSSDADTSLSSTGQILLGKELAITLEASAGDSLILLSQAANGAVADKRYVVVGIVSTGNTQIDRRTSYITLQDAQKLFSLEGEAHEIAVLSSSLNEVDNLTAAISGKLSGRNLETDSWKVFAKEFYNGMKADESSLEVMIFIIVLVAAMGVLNTVLMMVLERRREFGVMKAMGTRPGFIVRMIMLEANIMGFISILLGSIISTAGLLLLSKHGIVMDPPLDYGGTVFREMVASISPDCYWIPALCVILTATIVSWIPALNAAHTKPAKALRTV